AGGGCGCGGCGCAGCACCGGGTTCGAGGTGGGCGTGCGGTCGGCGGGCTCAGGCCGTGCGTCGGTCATCGTGCTCCAGTTCGGGGTCGCCGGAGGCTGGCCGGCTGGGCTCATCGGGGACGGTCACGGGGACGGGCTTCGGTTCGAGTTCGTCGAAGACGACACCCTCGGGCAGGTCGGGCGTCTCGGCCTCCGCGGCCACCGTGAGGCGCTTGCGGCGGCCCAGGGGCGCCAGGGTGATCGCAGCGCACACCACGAAGCCCACGCCGATGAAGGCGAACGCCCACATGGCGCTCGTCCCGAGGTAGACGGGCAGCACGTACGTGAGGAGGCATCCGATCGACACCACCGCGGTCCACGCGTAGAAGATGAGCACGGCGTTCAGGTGCGAGTGGCCCATGTCGAGCAGCCGGTGGTGCAGGTGCTTCCGGTCGGCGGAAAACGGCGACTTGCCTGCTCGCAGCCGCCGGACGACGGCGAGCCCGAAGTCGAGCAGCGGGATGACGAGCACCGCGAACGGCAGGATGATCGGGATGAACGCGGCGAAGAGGTCCTGGATGCCGACGGCGGCCGGGTTGATCTGGCCGGTCACCGAGATCGCCGAGGTGGCCATGAGGAGGCCGATGAGCAGCGCCCCGGCGTCGCCCATGAACAGCTTGGCGGGGTGCCAGTTGAGCGGCAGGAAGCCGATGCAGGCGCCGACGATCACGATCGCGAGGAGCGACGCGAGGTTGAAGTAGTTGAGCGGCGACGTCTTCTGCACCAGGAGGTAGGTGTAGAGGAAGAACACTCCGTTGGCGATGAGGGCGACTCCGGCGACGAGGCCGTCGAGCCCGTCGATGAAGTTGATCGCGTTCATCACGAGCACGATCGTGAACACCGTGATGGTCGCACTCATCCACGACGAGCCGACCGTGATGCCGCCGATCGGCAGCGAGACGATCGAGACGCCCTGCCAGGCGATCAGTCCGGCGGCGACGAACTGCCCGGCGAGCTTCGTCGTCCAGTCGAGGTCCCAGATGTCGTCGGCCACTCCGATGAGCACGATGAGCAGCGCCGCCCCGAGGATCGCCAGCATCTGCGCGGGGTTCTGGAAG
This DNA window, taken from Agromyces sp. 3263, encodes the following:
- a CDS encoding MraY family glycosyltransferase, whose protein sequence is MTLFLALALVAALVTFGGSVLVWKLSLKYRLYPKIRERDVHTRPTPRLGGIAMFVGILAAIGAAAFVSSLGSTRFSNVSIIFQNPAQMLAILGAALLIVLIGVADDIWDLDWTTKLAGQFVAAGLIAWQGVSIVSLPIGGITVGSSWMSATITVFTIVLVMNAINFIDGLDGLVAGVALIANGVFFLYTYLLVQKTSPLNYFNLASLLAIVIVGACIGFLPLNWHPAKLFMGDAGALLIGLLMATSAISVTGQINPAAVGIQDLFAAFIPIILPFAVLVIPLLDFGLAVVRRLRAGKSPFSADRKHLHHRLLDMGHSHLNAVLIFYAWTAVVSIGCLLTYVLPVYLGTSAMWAFAFIGVGFVVCAAITLAPLGRRKRLTVAAEAETPDLPEGVVFDELEPKPVPVTVPDEPSRPASGDPELEHDDRRTA